From the genome of Kluyveromyces lactis strain NRRL Y-1140 chromosome F complete sequence:
CCTGATGACACTGACGATGACCAATTTCAAGTGCTATCCAATAAGGACTCCTCAATGGATTGTAATGGGATTGTAGACCCTAAAGTCTGGGAAGGTGCTGCTTGCTCCTGTTGTGTGAATAATTCGTCACCCTGCTGTTGAgctttcacttttttctcCTCTTTTGCAGGCTGGTTTGATGGCAACTGGTCGATCATGCCTCTTAACTGTCCTTGTAGGAGTATAACGAATCTATCGTAAAAGAACAAACCAATTTCAAACGAGGTACGGCTTGCGAATGATAGACCGACTGTCGCTGAGGATAATACGAACGAAAATGTGAGGAATGGAAGAACAAAAATCGAGGCAATAAATGCAATTGAAAGGAATGTCACCAAATGGAAAGCAAACTGCGGTAACGACCAGGGCGTCATGTATGTAATAGGAAGGGTGGGAAGAACTGGTCTACTTCTAACGCAAAGTGGTATCACTGCAtctagaagaagaatccCAGGTATGTATGTGAGCTCCTGTTACTCTTGTTAAAGCCTCTCTTTATATAGGCAgggaaaaacaaaaacttgaAACGAATTTGAAACAGATAATTAGCCGCCCAGTAAGGTCCGGGTAAATTATGTTCTTAAAACTACCGGAGATGATGATTCAATGGCAGTCAAGAAAGGAAAGTAAGTAGCATATGTTACTCCACAGTTGTATGCCCATGTGcctaaaaaaaataactgTATTAAGGGTATATATGTTTATTTGTATAATATTACTCCAATCAAAGTACCACTCCTAATAAACCTGTACTGGACTGGTATCAACAGGACAATGAAACATGTTCCAATAGGAACAACTAAGTCTCTaaatattttcttctttttcatgtCACCAATTATAAGTCTCAGGCAGAAGTGCCGATATATTGGTTGACTTGATTTGAGATCATCTTGTAGTATTTATTCACGTAAGCTGCAATGTTCGGGTGTTGCTGCGCAGCAGCATGGAGTTGTCTCTGATAAATATCGTATATCCTATCGTAATATTCGTCTAAGTATTCTGATCCATGGATGAAGTCGCTGTCCTGGATACATTTGAATTGGTCAATCATACCCTGCTGAAATTGCTCATTGAACTTCTCTTCGAATTTCTCACTCGTTAATGACATTATTTTAGTTAGCTGACGATAGATAAGGTTTTGTAATCAAGTGCTTGGGGTCTGAGCTATGATTCAGTATATATGGTACGAGTAAACTTCTACTTAGTAATTGTAAAACACACGCGTTCCCTGCTCTTAAAATAACACCAATTAAATTCCCTTGTATGtatctttatatatacatataatCCTATAAACATGAGAGTAAATTCTGCTCGCACGGGTATTAACGCCGATTCCAATATATTATGTAATTATGTATGTGTGGTGTACTGGCGTGCCCGTGTAAACCTAGAAAAAGGCTTTTATCAGTCCCTATCAGATAAGCGTCCGCCAACCTCGCGTTCCGCTCCGACGATATCTTCTATGTTTACCCTCTGTTCTCGTATATCTGTAGATATCAAAACGTATCATATACATAGCTCGTTATAGAATGCTTTCTTAGGCTTGAAGCGTAAAGCActatttttcttctgtaatTAATTAAGAAGACCCCTTGAACGGTTTTAATTTGCCAAACATGTCACCTACAGAACAGTGTAGtaaaagagagaaaatgaaataaagGGCCAGGCCATCATAGTACGAAAACGCCCTTTGTCAAGTCCGTTTTAGAGAAAAACTATCAGAACAAATGCGGTCGATGGTATTTACAATATATTCCATCTGTCCGATCGGAACTTTTACCCATTCTCTGTGTGTTTTTTGACACACTTCGCAGATGATGTTACCCTTCCCGTACTCTTTCCACAGCCATTCATGGATTTCTCGCTCCACGTGACCTGAATCTTTACAGCGGAATCCGTTTTCTGTAAAGCATCTGTCAGATTTATTTCTTGATCTGCCTGTGTCAGTAATGGTGGTGCTGGTGATAGTAGTATGTTTTACAATGTTACTGTGGTTGTTTAATGCCAAACGACATAACTTCTGAATGACATTCGACATTGAATTTATGCTCTTGGGTTTTGTAGTGGAGGAGACGATCCATTGACGAACTATTTCGGGCGTTATTAGTATAATGTCTCGTTTGCACTGTTTTTGCCATTCATTAATTCGTTTAGAAACAtcacttcttcttgtcaTACCTATTTTGATCAGAATTTCGTCTTTATTGTGCTGCCAGGGATCGAAGCGGTTGTTACGTAGGATCAATGCTTGATTCTTACTGGGTTTCATCTTACTATTGTCGGTTACTAACCATGTAATCTCTTTCctattcttcttttccacGACAGCATTCTCATGTAACGTTGCGTAAGTATATATGTAGATGTATTCTGGGGTATCTTCCGGTATATAGGGTGTTTTGGTTGGGCTGGAGGTTCCGTTGTTTTGGTTAATATGATGTCTACAGAACTTTCCACCCTCTATGGCTTTTAGCTTGCATTTTGATCCCTTTCGTGTGGTACCAACGCATTCTGGGGCATCATGCGGCATATGGGGTGCTTTAGTTGCAATAGAGGTTCCGTTGTTTTGGGTACTATGATGTCTACAGAACTTCTCACCCTCTATGGCTTTTAGCCTGCATTGTGATCCCTTTTGTGTAGTACCAACGCATTGCGTTCTCATCAGGTTGTCTATCCTCTATTCAATGACAATGGCAAGTATagctttcttttctttgtatccTTTTCGATCTCATCAGATGGATTGTTTTCTAAATGTCAATACACATAAATATCTATTTCCCGTCTTCTTGATAGAAAAATCTGAACATGTAAAAACACCATCATCAGACAATGGAGACCAAGCACAGCTGATTTGAAACAATGCTTATCGAACAGTGTCACCAGGATTTACCAACATCTTTCGATTCTGAAATCAGAATACATATCGTGAAGCCTACCGTTAAGGGCTATCCAAATGCTAAATTCCCTGCTGTGTTAGTCTTCTCTGAAATTTATCAGGTTACTGGACCTGTTTTGAGATTCGCTCAAACGATTGCTGCAGAAGGTTACATTGCCATTTTACCATCTTCATACCATAATTTTGTAGATTCTACACCCTTGGCGTATGATACTGAGGGTACTGATCTAGGTAACAAATTCAAGATTGAAAAACCCTTAGAATCgtatgatgaagatgttacGTTGTGCCTTGATGTACTAGAAAACCTACCACAATGGAATGGAAGAGTTGGTGCAACTGGCATGTGCTTAGGTGGACATTTGGCCTTCAGAGCTCAACTTGACTCCAGAATCAAGGCTACAACATGTTTCTTCCCCACTGATATTCACTCTCACTCTTTAGGTTTGGGCAAGAATGACGATTCATTGGAAAAGGTTACAgccaattggaaaaaggACCAGGAatgtttcttgatttttGGTACCAAAGATACTCATGTGCCATGGGAAGGCAGAGATCAAATTAGAAATGCAGTGAAGGATAAGTCTGTCACATTTTTAGAAATCAACGGTGCTCAACATGCATTTATCAGAGACGAATTCAGCAAGGGGAGATTCGATTCCGCAGTGACAAAAGCATGTTTGGGTTTTATGTTTGAGTTATTTGATAGAAAGTTGAAGAGTGAACTAGGAGAGTTCGTTGACGACAATGCGCCTGTCGAGCATGTTTGTTAGACAATGCGATCCTTTCATGTGAAGCCAACTATACATTGATATATCTATATACTTATACTTATACTAGTGCAGCAAAAACCAAAGGTTTCAAACCAGTACCCATAATATGTCATGGAATCTCGTTCTGAGATCCGTATGGACACACTCTGAGAGTTTATCATCACCAAGTGACACAGTACTTCTACTTGGGATGCTATTTTCCTCATTACCCTACCTTTAACAGATTTCTTTTATCAGTAAAATTTTCCAAGCGTAAGTAAAGCCAGAGAGCGTATTATCACAGAGGAAGAAGCTttagaaaatgaaaaagtgaaagaaattgatgaattagtgaaaaaaaattcgaaaTACACAGTGGGATTAACAAtatattttcaagaaaaagctTAGAGCAGCTTCAGTACTGGTTCAAGGATTATTCGGAACCAACAGCAATAGCAGATTCTGATCGAACTCAGAAGTataaaatattgaaaagatgaGACCAATTGTTTTGAAGGGTCATGAACGTCCATTAACGCAAGTTAAGTTCAACCGTGATGGTGACTTAGTTTTTGCTTGCTCCAAAGATAGTGTTGCCTCTATCTGGTACGCTATCAACGGTGAAAGATTAGGTACTCTAGATGATCATTCTGGTACTATCTGGTCtattgatgttgatgaaagcACAACTTATGCGTTGACTGGTGGTGCtgatttctgtttcaagATCTGGAAAGTTGCTACAGGTGTAGCAGTCCATTCTGTCTCTACCAGAAGTCCAGTTTTGAGAGTCGAATTTTCTCCAGACGGTAGCAAACTTTTGATTGTACTTGATGCCGTTATGGGTCACATTGGTTCCATTGTTGTTTACTCTTTGATCAGAAACGAAAACGGTGAAATCGTGAATGTGAAGGAGGAACCAGACTACGAAATTACAACCATCGAGCAAGCTACCAAGGTGTTCGTTGCATCTTGGTCCTACAATGGTAAGTACATCATAGCAGGTCATGAAGATGGTCAAATCAGTGCTTACTACGGTGAAAACGGGGAATTCGTTCAAGCAAAGAAGATCCACGAAAAGAGCATCAAAGATATCCAATTCTCTCCAGACAGAACTTACTTTATCACTTCATCCAGAGACAGTGTCGCTTCTTTGGTGGATGTCGACACTTTTGAAGTTCTAAAAACATACAAGGCTGATTGTCCATTAAATAGTGCATCTATTACTCCTCTCAAAGAATTTGTAATCTTGGGTGGTGGTCAAGATGCTAAGGATGTCACAACTACTAGTGCTCGTGAAGGTAAGTTCGAAGCCAGAATTTACCACAAGGTATTCCAAGATGAAATTGGCAGAGTTAAGGGTCATTTCGGTCCTTTGAATTACGTCGCCGTTTCTCCAACTGGTACATCATATGCATCTGGCGGTGAAGATGGTTACATCCGTTTACATCATTTCGATAAATCATACTTCGATTTCAAATACGACGTGGAAAAGACATTTGAAGTGGAAAGAAGGCAACAACTGCAAAAGCAAGAATAAACTTGGTCATTCATCTCATATCACAcatctctttttcttccatcGATACAAATCTGATGACACCAGTGTACATTATCCATACTTTTCACAACTCTATTCTGGCACTAGATAACCTATTGACGCTCCCGtttttcatcattcaaTATTAGTATACCAATAACTAAACATCATTAGTTGCATATTATTTTACATACCAGAGTTCTTCCATTGCGAACTCTGCAAAGATGTGTCCGTTTACCCCAAAAACAGTGATCCACGGCTATTGGATTCATCGTTGTTAATAACTAatgttttcattcattGCTTATATTGCTAGGATTAATGCGGAAACGGTTTTGCTAGATAATTATATGTACATTCAATTACCCATGTAAATTAATGTAAAATAACCTAACCTTCAGACACAAACTTTTAGAAGAAACGTCCCATCATATGTGAGCCCGTCAGCTAAAATGTGTAAGACGTATGAAAAGATCTTTAAAACTTCAGTAGCATACTTCGTTGAGAGTAAACGTAAAGGTTTTCTATCGATGTAAGTACTTACCTTCTCTTCTCTGCTGCCAGTTTCTCAAgtctttccttttcctttctttcatttgcAGCTTGTTGTTTTTGCCTCAGGATTTCTGCATCGGATTCCATACGTTTCTTGGGATCaccttgtttcttttggtttttaccgctttcttgttgttttttAAGGTTCTTCTGTCTTGCCAGCTCACGCTGATTGCCTCTTGCCATTGTTCAGGTTTGATCGTATACGGTTCTTAGAGAAAGCCtaaagaaaatacaaaaaaaagggaGCAAAAGAACAACACAACTAGTTAAAGTGTGGAGGAGTATGGCCCTACCAGTGAGATGCTCTGTCTCTGTTTCCTTTACGCAATCCAATGGCAGTTTTATTGCGTAAGTTGATTAActaatatcatcatctcatttcaaaaatacTTCAATTTATAATTTCCATTCCAATTCCATAGTTTTCTCTTCGAGAAACTTGTCAATTCCATAAGCGGTACAATTGAAAACGAAAATACGAACGGTTGAAATCTAGAGGAGATCAAACGTGATTTACGGTGATTTATAGAATTTGTATCTTAATTCATTAACGTCAATTCTACATAAAAGTGAGAGATCCTTGCGTAAAACTATTCGATGTGTAAAAGTATCTTGCATGAAAATGTCAAACATCTACTGttacttttcaatttggtagTAGAACGTAAAACAACCGAATAATTCACAATATTTCCTTGATAAAGCGACTATTTAATCTGAGCTGCTCCAATTTACACTGGGCCGGTCAAGGGCTCTCCCTGCCAAAGAAGGTTCCTCTAATTCAGGTGTTGCCGCAGTTCCTGAATTTCAAACCTtactttttgttttcgtATTATGCTGGAGTCTTATTCTGGAACTGTTCCTCGACCCTCACGTAGTAAACATCCATTAAGACCGAAAACAGAAAACCTTTAGGTAGCGAATAGGGATATCACATGACTAACATAACTTTTTCTCTAGTCTGTTTTCTCAGTGAGGTAAAAAGAGGTGCTCATTGGCTTTTAACGTACATAGAAAACATTCCTACTTAAATGTCTGCTACGATTatttatgtatatatatacatatatatatatatatatatatatatgttaaAAAGAGGTGAATAAACTTGAAATGCCAAGAGCTATACTTTGATACTTTATTTTCGAAGATGGACTTTCAGCTTGATCTGTTGGGCTTTATTTATAACCGTAGATAGCTCTCAAGAGATATCTGGTTGTGTTCTGATCTTTCATTTGTCATATAGCTTGATTTCTAATACGTTTTCTATTGTGGTTTATTCTGCGCTTAATTGGATTAATCAAtactaaaaaaaatacagCGGCTAGCACTATTGAAACTCACGGTTCTTTACTCTAAGACATATTACTTGACaatcaagaacttttcTAATACCATAGAttacttttgaaagatttgcTGCTGGTTAATTTGGATATTTTTCCTTTACCTGTTAGTGTAGTTTGTGGCAAGATCTCAAAAAGATGGCAGACACTCAAGCTTTGATTTCCGTTCAGGGAATGACTTGCGGCGCCTGTGTCAAAACCGTTCAAACACAAGTTGGAAATGTTGATGGTGTCACTGAGTGTGAGGTGTCTTTGTTGACAGAAGAATGTCATGTCCTTTTTGATAAAGGACGTACTACCACATCTGaaatattggaaacaaTAGATGAGTGTGGGTTTGATGGTAGCTTAATTTCTGAGGAACCGCTAGATTACGATGTGACAACAACTGAACAAATTTCAGGGATTCTTCTCGTTAGCGGTATGACGTGTGGTGCTTGCGTGAAAACTGTCACTGGTCAAGTATTGAAACTAAGCGGTGTATTGGAATGTGACGTATCTTTAGTTACAGAAGAGTGCAAAGTTAAGTTCGATCCCCATTTCACTTCGATGGCTGAAATTGCCGAATGTATTGATGATTGTGGGTTTGATGCCAAAGTCATTAGTGAGAACTCAAGCTCTGTACCTAGCAACGAAAAGCGTTTGTGCTTAAAAATATTCGGTATGTTGTCTGAATCGGATAGGGCCGATATCGAGTCAAAAGTTTCTGAGTTGAAAGGTGTGATATCTATCGATACTTCATTGCAAAGTGAAGAGGCAACAGTCATCCATGATGCTAACGAGATCGGAAACCGTGATATCATAGACTGTATCGAAGAGATGGGGTTTCAaacttttatttcaaatacaTTGGATAATTCTACACAATTATCATTACTCTCTAAAACTAAAGAAATCCAATTctggaagaagaattgtATAAGAGGTggtatttcttctattcTAATAATGGGGTTGTACATGTGTGTACCGATGCTGTTCCCAGCTGTGTTGACTCATTTCCCATTCGTACAAACACCAATTATTGGCTTGTTTTATAGAGATATCATCGGAATTATCATTACTACCTACGTTCAAATCTATGTTGGTTCCTATTTTTATAAAGCTGCATGGATCTCTTTGAAACATGGCTCAGGTACAATGGACACTTTGATCGGTCTTTCTACTGTTTGTgcatatattttttcatgcTATTCCATAATTTCTAGCATTTACCATAAATCGACAAAAATGCCAAAAGTCATCTTTGACACCGCTGTCATGCTTCTCACATTTATTTCTTTGGGCAAATTACTCGAAAATAAAGCGAAATCGGAAACTTCAACTGCAATGAGTAAACTCATCTCTTTGACCCCGTCCTCCTGTTCCATAGTTTTACCAGATGGCTCTACCAGGGAAATATCAGTTGAATTGTTACAACCAAATGATATCGTAGAAGTCGTACCAGGAATGAAAATACCAGCTGATGGTGTTGTTATTCGTAATGAAACTGAAGTTGACGAATCGCTAATCACAGGTGAATCGATGTTGGTGGAAAAAATCGTCGGATCTCAAGTCATCGGGGGGAGTGTCAATGGACCTGGTCATTTCTACTTCAGAGCTATTCGTGTCGGAGAAGATACAAAATTAGCGAACATTATCGCAACGATGAAAAAGGCACAGTTATCTAAAGCTCCTATTCAAAAATACGCTGATAAGATGGCGGGCATATTTGTCCCGTTTGTGATATCACTATCAGCAATAACATTTATAACTTGGATGCTTGTGAGTTACACGATGAAGACTCCTCCTCTCATCTTTAACAGTGAAAATGGCAAATTCTTCATGTGCATGCAAATGTCTATTTCTGTAATTATTGTTGCATGTCCTTGTGCATTGGGTCTAGCGGCACCTACGGCGATTATGGTTGGTACTGGTGTAGGTGCTAGTCATGGTGTTCTCATCAAAGGTGGTGATGTTTTGGAGAAGTGTAGTGCTCTACAGACGTTTTTGTTCGATAAGACAGGTACCCTCACGACGGGGCGGATGAGTGTAGAAAATTTCATTAATTATAACAGTGATGTATCTGATTTACACTGGAAGATGATTTCATTGTGTGAATCAATAGGAGAACATCCAGTTGCAAAAGCTATTGTCAATTATGCTGATTCCCACGTAAATAAATCAAGCATTTTCGATTTGGATTTATCGAATGAGGAAGTTCTCATTGGAAAGGGAATTTCCTGTAACATCACAGATAAAAATACTTCTAAAATCCATACAATAACCATAGGTaacaagaaattatttCCCGATGAGAGTTTGAGTGATATCGCTTCTTCTACTTTAACAGAATCTTATGTTTCCATCGATGGTAGTTTAGTCGgcaaatttgaaatatctgaCAGGGTCAAAGAAGACGCACATTTTGTTGTAGAATATTTACAAAATTTGGGCATTAAATGCTGCATGGTCACAGGAGATGCGCATCAATCTGCTCTGAAAGTGGCACAACAACTTGGCATATCCGCTAATGATGTCTTCAGTGAAGTCACTCCTGAGCAGAAACGTGATATTGTCATTCAACTCCAAAACAACGGTACAGAGAGGGTTGCCTTTGTCGGAGATGGTATTAATGATTCTCCGGCTTTGGTTGAGGCAGATCTAGGAATTTCGATATCTTCTGGTACTGATATTGCAATCGAAGCTGCCGATATCGTTATTCTTGATTCGgataataaaaataatTCGTTAAAAGGTTTGGTTTATGCACTTGATATTGCGCGTAAAACATTCTATAGAGTGAAGctgaatttcttttggGCTGTCTGTTATAACACATTCATGATTCCCATTGCTATGGGTTTATTAGCTCCTTGGGGTATCACTTTACATCCAATGTTGTCTAGTGCTGCAATGGCTCTAAGTTCCGTGTCCGTGGTCTGCAGTTCGCTAATGTTGAAGAGGTGGACACCGCCTTCACTCAATATCAAATCAATGGAAGCTTCCGGTGGATTGTCATGGCTTAGATTTGGTAGAAACAGTAACAGAGgtgatgatattgaactTCAGGAAAGATTGATGTAACCTTAGCTATTTACGCTATTGCAATTCTTAAATATCAGTACTTGTATTATAACATTAATAAAATTCATATTCGTAATAAACGAAAGATTGTATAATAGAATCGCTGGATGAGTTTATTGTACAGTGAACCAAGCGCTGTGTTTAGCAATTACTGGTATTATTGTTACTCAAAGCGGTTTGTCACTACATCGTTGATGAGCTGAGTTATttatccgggtaacaatAAACAATAAGTAAAATTAATCGATGAGATGAACATAACTTTAGAAGTACAGATGAATGCATACTGTAATCTAATAGGCAGTTGGTACAAATAGCGAGAAGTAAGGCCAGGTACTCACAATGGGTGTTCCGTCCTTTTTTCGTTGGTTGTCTAGGAAATATCCTAAAATCATTTCTCCTGTGTTGGAAGAATATCCAGTTATCGAAGATGGTGTTCAACTACCGCTTGATTACTCTTCGGCCAATCCCAATGGTGAGTTGGATAACCTTTATCTCGATATGAATGGTATTGTTCACCCTTGTTCACATCCGGAGAATAAGCCACCACCTGAAACAGAGGATGAAATGCTTCTTGCTGTGTTTGAGTACACAAATCGCGTTTTGAATATGGCCAGACCAAGAAAAGTCTTGATGATAGCGGTTGATGGTGTTGCACCAAGAGCGAAGATGAATCAACAGAGAGCACGTAGGTTTCGTAGTGCAAGGGATGCAAAACTCCAAAATGAAGCCAGAGAGCAAGTATTACGAGAAAGAGAGGACTATGGTGAGACgattgatgaaaatgtcaaaagTAAAAAGACATGGGATTCAAACGCAATTACTCCAGGTACCCCATTTATGGATAAACTAGCTACAGCTTTAAGATATTGGACAAGTTTCAAGTTAGCAACTGATCCCGGGTGGAAAAATTTACAAATTATTATAAGTGACGCTACTGTTCCAGGTGAAGGTGAACATAAAATAATGAATTTCATTAGATCTCAAAGAGCAGACACTCAATATAATCCAAATACAACACATTGTATATATGGGTTAGATGcagatttgatctttttgGGACTAGCAACCCACGAACctcatttcaaaatattaagAGAGGATGTGTTCGCCAATAACAACTATAAAAAACCAAAGCCTCAAGATATGATAAATttatctgaagaagagaaacaaCAGCTTATTCAACAAGATTCAGAAAAGCCATTCTTATGGCTCCATATCAGCGTTTTAAGAGAATATCTTTCAGCAGAATTAGCGATTCCACATTTATCGTTCcagtttgattttgaacGAGCAATCGACGATTGGGTTTTCATGTGTTTCTTCTGTGGTAATGATTTCCTACCGCATTTACCTTGTCTTGATGTGAGAGAGAATAGCATTGACATTTTGGTGGATATATGGAAGACTGTGTTGCCCAAAACAAAAACCTACCTAACATGTGATGGTACACTCAATTTGGAACCTGTAGAAGCTTTACTTGAACAATTAGGAGACCGTGAAAcagatcttttcaaaaagaaatacattCAGGAAGTTCGTAAGCAAGAGGCTCATGATAGGcgaaagaaattgaaaagtaaCCCCAATGTTTCCCAGGGCAAGGTCGACAGAAATTTTATGATTCCGTTGGAGAATATGCCGGTCTATGATGTTGATGGCAACGCCGCTGAAGgctctttgaatttgtcTAATAAGGATTTCGCTAATATGCGTAAAGAAATTAATTTGGCGAATGAAGGTGATGGCGAAGCAGCTAAAGCTTTGAAACTAAAAAGTGAGAAGAATAGCGGTGTGGTCGAGTTTTCATcggaagaattgaaaaatagCGTGCAACTGTCGAAGACTGCGAACTACGATGCTGCTACCAGCTTACAGGAGAAACTTATTGCTAAGAAGATGGCAATGAGAGATGAGGAAAATGCAGAAGAATTGTCGTTGAAACGGAAAAGTGAAGATGTTGACTCtgctgaaaaggaaacatcCAATGAACCTGAGGATGATGAGGCCGattatgatgaagacgaaggCTCTACTGTTCCACCAGCGGTCATCCACACCGGTATTGTAAAATCAGGGTTCATTGACACCGATGAGTCGGTTAGACTTTACGAACCTGGATATCATGATCGTTACTATCAACATAAATTCCATGTTCCAGCAAAAGATATTCCAGCTCTGCAAAAGGATGTGATTAGGTGCTATGTGGAAGGTATTTCATGGGttttattatattattatcagGGATGTGCGTCTTGGACTTGGTACTATCCATACCATTATGCTCCTTTTGCTCAggatttcaagaatataAAAAATCTAGATATTCACTTTGATCTTGGTGAACCATTCTTACCATACGAACAGTTAATGAGTGTTTTACCAGCAGCATCAGGCCACGCACTACCCGAAATATTCAGACCATTAATGTCAGATCCAAACTCTGAGATTATAGATTTCTATCCTGAAGAATTCCCAGTGGATATGAATGGTAAAAAGATGGCTTGGCAGGGTATTGCACTATTGCCATTTATAGATGAAACACGTTTACTGAAAACAGTTCGAGAACAATATTCTAAGCTTTCTGATTCAGAAAAGGCAAGAAATGTTAGGAAGAAGGATGCACTTTTGATCAGCAACAAGAATGTGAATTACGACCTGTTTATGAAGAATTTATATGGAGAAAACCCCGTTAACGTGATAGAGTTTAGACATTTCAAATCTGGTTTAAGTGGATTCGTAACACAAGCTGAAGAAGGGTTTGAACTAAACTCCAAGCTGATATGTCCTATTAATGGGGGTGGTTTGCCAGATTTGAGTACAAATTTATTCCTAAAACTTTCGTATACGCAGCCTGTGGTTGCGGGTAGATGTAAATCGTTAGTATTGAACGGATATATCCCACCTCAACCAATGCTTACCCCACAGGACCGAGACTGTATCATTTATAAATACAGTAACCGTTGGAATCCTTCCATGATGAAATACAACATTGTGCCTGTTGGCCCATCGGGGATTACCCAATATCAGCCCAGGGTTGGAGGTTAcagaagtttcttcttccataaAGAACAGACAGCTTATGCTCAACAACCGCAACAAAATAGAGAGTATATGCACTCGCAACAGAGACAGCCACAGGGCAGCAGATATCAACAGTCTAGGTATAATAATGGAAACTACAATAATAGTAACAACGGTTAttctgataataataatggtaATACCGGCAAATACAACCGTCA
Proteins encoded in this window:
- a CDS encoding uncharacterized protein (no similarity), yielding MTPWSLPQFAFHLVTFLSIAFIASIFVLPFLTFSFVLSSATVGLSFASRTSFEIGLFFYDRFVILLQGQLRGMIDQLPSNQPAKEEKKVKAQQQGDELFTQQEQAAPSQTLGSTIPLQSIEESLLDST
- a CDS encoding uncharacterized protein (no similarity) yields the protein MSLTSEKFEEKFNEQFQQGMIDQFKCIQDSDFIHGSEYLDEYYDRIYDIYQRQLHAAAQQHPNIAAYVNKYYKMISNQVNQYIGTSA
- a CDS encoding uncharacterized protein (some similarities with uniprot|Q03083 Saccharomyces cerevisiae YPL034W Hypothetical ORF), with protein sequence MRTQCVGTTQKGSQCRLKAIEGEKFCRHHSTQNNGTSIATKAPHMPHDAPECVGTTRKGSKCKLKAIEGGKFCRHHINQNNGTSSPTKTPYIPEDTPEYIYIYTYATLHENAVVEKKNRKEITWLVTDNSKMKPSKNQALILRNNRFDPWQHNKDEILIKIGMTRRSDVSKRINEWQKQCKRDIILITPEIVRQWIVSSTTKPKSINSMSNVIQKLCRLALNNHSNIVKHTTITSTTITDTGRSRNKSDRCFTENGFRCKDSGHVEREIHEWLWKEYGKGNIICEVCQKTHREWVKVPIGQMEYIVNTIDRICSDSFSLKRT
- a CDS encoding carboxymethylenebutenolidase (similar to uniprot|Q07505 Saccharomyces cerevisiae YDL086W Hypothetical ORF) translates to MLIEQCHQDLPTSFDSEIRIHIVKPTVKGYPNAKFPAVLVFSEIYQVTGPVLRFAQTIAAEGYIAILPSSYHNFVDSTPLAYDTEGTDLGNKFKIEKPLESYDEDVTLCLDVLENLPQWNGRVGATGMCLGGHLAFRAQLDSRIKATTCFFPTDIHSHSLGLGKNDDSLEKVTANWKKDQECFLIFGTKDTHVPWEGRDQIRNAVKDKSVTFLEINGAQHAFIRDEFSKGRFDSAVTKACLGFMFELFDRKLKSELGEFVDDNAPVEHVC
- the TIF34 gene encoding translation initiation factor eIF3 subunit i (similar to uniprot|P40217 Saccharomyces cerevisiae YMR146C TIF34 Subunit of the core complex of translation initiation factor 3(eIF3) which is essential for translation), translating into MRPIVLKGHERPLTQVKFNRDGDLVFACSKDSVASIWYAINGERLGTLDDHSGTIWSIDVDESTTYALTGGADFCFKIWKVATGVAVHSVSTRSPVLRVEFSPDGSKLLIVLDAVMGHIGSIVVYSLIRNENGEIVNVKEEPDYEITTIEQATKVFVASWSYNGKYIIAGHEDGQISAYYGENGEFVQAKKIHEKSIKDIQFSPDRTYFITSSRDSVASLVDVDTFEVLKTYKADCPLNSASITPLKEFVILGGGQDAKDVTTTSAREGKFEARIYHKVFQDEIGRVKGHFGPLNYVAVSPTGTSYASGGEDGYIRLHHFDKSYFDFKYDVEKTFEVERRQQLQKQE
- a CDS encoding uncharacterized protein (similar to uniprot|Q3E7B7 Saccharomyces cerevisiae YDL085C-A) yields the protein MARGNQRELARQKNLKKQQESGKNQKKQGDPKKRMESDAEILRQKQQAANERKEKERLEKLAAEKRR